The Papaver somniferum cultivar HN1 chromosome 3, ASM357369v1, whole genome shotgun sequence genome includes a region encoding these proteins:
- the LOC113360128 gene encoding N66 matrix protein-like, with amino-acid sequence MNEGNENDGVADNGMNEGNVSDGAIDNGTEEGNVNVGVANNGVNVNVGVANNGVNEGIDGNMNVGAVDNGVNDNENYGSAANGMNDLNGNDGGYEVNNEKKGTDGDNRDRNEDYVNTTAENNEVGNCGDKLTDKDMLDPGNWETIDKKLVDFL; translated from the coding sequence ATGAATGAGGGGAATGAGAACGATGGTGTTGCTGATAATGGCATGAATGAAGGGAATGTCAGTGATGGGGCTATTGATAATGGGACTGAGGAGGGTAATGTAAATGTTGGTGTTGCTAATAATGGTGTTAATGTGAATGTTGGTGTTGCTAATAATGGCGTTAATGAGGGGATTGATGGGAATATGAATGTTGGTGCTGTTGATAATGGTGTTAATGACAATGAGAATTATGGAAGTGCTGCTAACGGTATGAATGATCTCAATGGGAATGATGGTGGCTATGAGGTGAATAATGAGAAAAAAGGTACTGATGGTGATAATAGAGATAGAAATGAGGATTATGTAAACACAACAGCAGAAAATAATGAAGTTGGAAATTGTGGTGATAAGTTAACAGATAAAGACATGCTTGATCCAGGtaattgggaaacaattgataaaaAACTTGTTGATTTTTTATGA